The Streptomyces rimosus genomic interval CACCTGATCACCTTCGGCGGGGCCTGCTTCGCCCCGCTGGAGACCGGCCCGCGCATCCTGGAGCTGGCCCGCGCGGCGGGTGTACGCCGCGTCACCGTGCTGCACGGTGGTGGCCCCTCACCGCTGGAGGACGCGGTCCGGGCCGACGACGGGGTGGACTGGACCGTCCTGATGCCGGTCGAGTTCATGTCCAACGCCCTGGAGTGGGCGCCGGGCATCGTGGACGCGGACGAGGTCCGCGAGCCGTTCGCCGGCCGGCTGAGCGCCATGGTCCACGAGGGCGACATCGGCGCCGTCGCCGCGGTCGCCCTCACCGAGGAGGGGCACGCGGGCCGGGAGTACGTGATCACCGGGCCGGAGCCGCTGACCGTCGGCGACAAGGTGGCCGCCCTCGCCGCCGCCCGCGGCCGGGAGATATCCCTGGTCGAGCTCACCCAGGAGCAGGCGATCACGCGATGGCGGGCCGCGGGGCACTCGGAGGACGTGATCGGCTTCCTGCTGGAGGTGTACGGGAACACGCCGGAGGTGGGACGTACGGTCGTCGACACCGTCGAGAAGGTCACCGGCCGTCCCGCCCGTACGTTCGCCGAGTGGGCCGCCGAGCACGCGGCCGCCTTCGGCGCGACGGGCGCCGCGTAACGCCGGTTCGGACCGGCGGGGCACGCCCCGCCGGTCACCGGCTCACGAAGTGCCCACCACGTCCTGCGGGAACGTCAGCTGCCGGCCCATCCACTGGAGCGCGGCGGGCAGTTCGCGCCGCCAGGTGGCGAAGTTGTGGCTGCCCTGGTCGAGGATGATCGACTCGGCCTTCATCGGCGGCTTGACCGCGTTCAGGAACTCCTTCGCCGCGGGGTAGTTCTTCTCGCCCTCCCGGCTGGTGCCGATCAGCACCGACACTTGCGGCGCGGGCAGGTGCGCGAGCCGCCACATCAGGTCGTGCTCCCGCTTGCGCTTGGCGCGGTCCTTGTCGTCCCCGAAGAGGTTGCCGGTGGTGGGGTCGCTGGTGACCTTGTAGTCGGGCGAAAGGGCCGCCGCCGAGGTGTACGTGCCGGGGTGCCGCATGGTCAGCTGGAGGGCGCAGCTGCCGCCGGACGAGTAGCCGAGCACGCCCCAGCCGCCCGGGTCGTGCCCGACCCGGTAGTGCTCCTTGAGCGCGGTGGGAAGATCGCTCGCGAAGAACGTTTCCGCTTGCGGGCCGCCCGGCACGTCCACGCACTGGGTGTCGCGCGGCGGCGCGATGGTGGGCCGCAGCATGACGATCACGGTGGGCTGCATCTTGCCCTTGGCGATCAGGTCGCCGGCGGTCTGCGTCACCCGCAGGTGCTGGGCCAGCAGGTAGTGGCCGCCCGGGTAGCCGCTGATCGCGACGACGACGGGGAAGCGCTGGCGCTCGTACTGCTTCTGGAAGTACTGCGGCGGCAGGTAGACGTACGCCGGGTCCACGGCCTTCGTGCGCTTGCCCACGATCCGTACGGACTCCACCCGGCCGACCTTGTCGGGCGCTCCCTTGGGAAGGCCGTGCACCTTGTCCAGGCCCTCGGCCCCGGCGGGCTGCACGAGGCCCTTCGACGGGTCGCCGGCCGGGCCCGCTTCCCCGTCGCCCCACTTGGCGACCGCGCCCGGGGCGTCGTCGTACAGGCCGAGGAGTTCGTGCCAGGAACCGTAGAACTGGAAGTTGGCGTTCACGACGAGGCCGAGCGCGGCGACGATGGACAGCTGCGTGGCCAGGATGGACCCGATCCGGCCCAGCCAGGCCAGGGGACCGTTCCTGGCGAAGCGCGGCCACTGCCAGAGCGTGAGTCCCACGCACACCACGGCGACCGCGATCATGGTGTACAACAGCGATCGGCTGGTCAGTTCCATTGCTTCCCCAGGTGTTCCCGCACGCGTTCCGACGGTCTCCGCAGAGCCCATTGCGCCAGGTTTGATGCCTGTCCGGGGCGCGTCGTTGCCACCGTGCGCACTTGTTCCCCAAGGCGCCCACGCCCCCTTCCCTCCCCGTCACCTGCGGGCCGTCTCCCGTCCACCCCGCGCGCGGTGCCCGGCCGGGCGCCGGGGCGCGGCACCGGTCCGAAGGCCCCCGCCGTGGGGGCAGTGGCATCCTGGGGACACCGGTCCGGTGGAGGGCCGCGCTCAGGGAGGACGGCGAGGACGGCGATGGTGACCGAGACGGCAGGGCAGGAATCCGTACGACCCATGCGTGCCGACGCGCGCCGCAACTACGAGCGGCTGCTGGCGGTGGCCCGTACGGCCTTCACGGACCATGGGACGGACACCTCGCTGGAGGACATCGCACGGCGCGCGGGCGTGGGGATCGGCACCCTCTACCGGCACTTCCCCAACCGGACGGCCCTGATGGGCGCGGTGTTCCAGGGCGAGGTGGACGCGCTGCTGGCGCACGCCAGGGAGCTGAGCGACGCGCCCCACCCGTGTGCGGCGCTCGTCGAGTGGCTGCGCGCGATCATCGCGCACGCCAGCACCTACCGCGGGCTGTCGCGGGCGCTGATGGCCGCGCCGGGCGACGCCACCTCCGGGCTGTCGCGGTGCAGCGTCCCGATGCGCGAGGCGGGCGGCGAACTGCTCAGCCGCGCGCAGGAGGCGGGCGCCGTACGGACCGATGTGAACATCAGTGATCTGATGCAGCTCACCAACGGCATCGCGCTGGCCGTGGAGGAGTCACCGGACGACCCGGATCTGGCCGACCGGCTGCTCACGCTGACGCTGACGGGGCTGCGGC includes:
- a CDS encoding NAD(P)H-binding protein, whose product is MTTSQNVLVTGATGTVGRQVVAELLARGHAVRALTRDPAKADFPDGVEAVRGDLTDPDSLAPALEGVTGLHLITFGGACFAPLETGPRILELARAAGVRRVTVLHGGGPSPLEDAVRADDGVDWTVLMPVEFMSNALEWAPGIVDADEVREPFAGRLSAMVHEGDIGAVAAVALTEEGHAGREYVITGPEPLTVGDKVAALAAARGREISLVELTQEQAITRWRAAGHSEDVIGFLLEVYGNTPEVGRTVVDTVEKVTGRPARTFAEWAAEHAAAFGATGAA
- a CDS encoding alpha/beta hydrolase, whose product is MELTSRSLLYTMIAVAVVCVGLTLWQWPRFARNGPLAWLGRIGSILATQLSIVAALGLVVNANFQFYGSWHELLGLYDDAPGAVAKWGDGEAGPAGDPSKGLVQPAGAEGLDKVHGLPKGAPDKVGRVESVRIVGKRTKAVDPAYVYLPPQYFQKQYERQRFPVVVAISGYPGGHYLLAQHLRVTQTAGDLIAKGKMQPTVIVMLRPTIAPPRDTQCVDVPGGPQAETFFASDLPTALKEHYRVGHDPGGWGVLGYSSGGSCALQLTMRHPGTYTSAAALSPDYKVTSDPTTGNLFGDDKDRAKRKREHDLMWRLAHLPAPQVSVLIGTSREGEKNYPAAKEFLNAVKPPMKAESIILDQGSHNFATWRRELPAALQWMGRQLTFPQDVVGTS
- a CDS encoding TetR/AcrR family transcriptional regulator — its product is MRADARRNYERLLAVARTAFTDHGTDTSLEDIARRAGVGIGTLYRHFPNRTALMGAVFQGEVDALLAHARELSDAPHPCAALVEWLRAIIAHASTYRGLSRALMAAPGDATSGLSRCSVPMREAGGELLSRAQEAGAVRTDVNISDLMQLTNGIALAVEESPDDPDLADRLLTLTLTGLRPEKG